In one Streptomyces sp. NBC_01241 genomic region, the following are encoded:
- a CDS encoding AMP-binding protein: MSELSHTQAAGVGAGGAGAGAVVGAGEDARAQELSYAHGTGTTALLGDTIGGNLGRAVAAFGEREALVDVASGRRWTYAEFGASVDELARALMASGVAKGDRVGIWAVNCPEWVLVQYATARIGAIMVNINPAYRAHELEFVLKQAGISLLVASLAHRTGDYRGLVDQVRGDCPALRAVHYIGDPSWDELLAAAPSVTEKQLTDRATELSCDDPINIQYTSGTTGFPKGATLSHHNILNNGYFVGELVAYTEQDRICLPVPFYHCFGMVMGNLGATSHGACIVIPTPSFEPAAVLAAVQQERCTSLYGVPTMFISELNLPDFASYDLSSLRTGIMAGSPCPVEVMKRVVAEMHMDEVSICYGMTETSPVSTQTRRDDDLERRTGTVGRVMPHIEVKVVDPVTGVTLERGAAGELRTRGYSVMLGYWDQPERTAEAIDAGRWMHTGDLAVMREDGYVQIVGRIKDVIIRGGENVYPREVEEFLHGHPKIADVQVVGVPDEMYGEEILACVIPRDPADPPTLDEVSGYCRDQLAHYKIPRRLQILEAFPMTVSGKVRKIELRERYGR; encoded by the coding sequence ATGAGCGAGCTCTCCCACACGCAAGCGGCCGGAGTCGGGGCCGGCGGTGCCGGTGCCGGTGCTGTCGTCGGGGCGGGTGAGGACGCTCGGGCCCAGGAGCTGTCCTACGCGCACGGCACCGGTACCACGGCGCTGCTCGGCGACACCATCGGAGGCAATCTCGGCCGCGCGGTCGCGGCCTTCGGCGAACGCGAGGCGCTCGTCGACGTCGCGTCGGGACGACGCTGGACGTACGCCGAATTCGGCGCGTCGGTCGACGAGCTGGCCCGTGCGCTGATGGCGTCGGGGGTGGCCAAGGGCGACCGGGTCGGCATCTGGGCGGTCAACTGCCCCGAGTGGGTCCTCGTGCAGTACGCCACCGCCCGCATCGGCGCCATCATGGTCAACATCAACCCGGCCTACCGGGCGCACGAGCTGGAGTTCGTACTGAAGCAGGCCGGGATCTCGCTCCTGGTCGCCTCGCTCGCGCACCGCACCGGCGACTACCGCGGCCTGGTCGACCAGGTCCGCGGCGACTGTCCCGCACTGCGTGCCGTGCACTACATCGGCGACCCGTCCTGGGACGAGCTGCTGGCCGCCGCGCCATCCGTGACGGAGAAGCAACTCACCGACCGCGCGACCGAGTTGTCCTGCGACGACCCGATCAACATCCAGTACACCTCCGGCACCACCGGCTTTCCCAAGGGGGCCACCCTCTCCCACCACAACATCCTCAACAACGGCTATTTCGTGGGGGAGCTGGTCGCCTACACCGAACAGGACCGGATCTGTCTGCCCGTCCCCTTCTACCACTGCTTCGGCATGGTGATGGGTAACCTCGGCGCCACCTCGCACGGCGCCTGCATCGTGATCCCGACGCCCTCCTTCGAGCCCGCCGCGGTGCTGGCCGCCGTGCAACAGGAGCGCTGCACCTCGCTCTACGGCGTTCCCACCATGTTCATCTCCGAGCTGAACCTCCCCGACTTCGCCTCGTACGACCTCTCCTCGCTGCGCACCGGCATCATGGCCGGATCGCCCTGCCCGGTCGAGGTGATGAAGCGGGTCGTCGCCGAGATGCACATGGACGAGGTGTCCATCTGCTACGGCATGACGGAGACCTCGCCGGTGTCCACCCAGACCCGCCGCGACGACGACCTGGAGCGCCGCACCGGCACGGTCGGCCGCGTCATGCCGCACATCGAGGTCAAGGTCGTCGACCCGGTGACCGGCGTGACCCTGGAGCGCGGCGCGGCGGGCGAACTCCGCACCCGGGGCTACAGCGTGATGCTCGGTTACTGGGACCAGCCCGAGCGCACCGCGGAGGCGATAGACGCGGGCCGCTGGATGCACACCGGGGACCTCGCGGTGATGCGCGAGGACGGCTACGTACAGATCGTCGGCCGGATCAAGGATGTGATCATCCGCGGCGGCGAGAACGTCTATCCGCGGGAGGTCGAGGAGTTCCTCCACGGTCACCCGAAGATCGCTGACGTGCAGGTGGTGGGCGTACCGGACGAGATGTACGGCGAGGAGATCCTGGCCTGCGTCATCCCGAGGGACCCGGCGGACCCGCCGACCCTGGACGAGGTTTCGGGCTACTGCCGCGACCAGTTGGCGCACTACAAGATCCCGCGGCGGCTGCAGATCCTGGAAGCCTTCCCGATGACGGTCAGCGGGAAGGTCCGCAAGATCGAACTGCGGGAGCGCTACGGCCGGTAG